Proteins co-encoded in one Brassica oleracea var. oleracea cultivar TO1000 chromosome C4, BOL, whole genome shotgun sequence genomic window:
- the LOC106340236 gene encoding uncharacterized protein LOC106340236 isoform X1 yields MKFGSHLLATVTRNEMTFVLPLCICNRRSYGFVLNSIDSLPHDVVFNALFCPERRWWFRISICLNSPPGRCIPSPDLMSLDVLRILSYMPHRRKLILSAPGEVLDLTWTRGWCYVACSKFSKKLQSTVSAFECVRCSNGNAAGVLRYRVELAVADDTAEGAFVCFDGVMARLHKLRASEASQMLTEGVNPEDSKVPMFIIDMEGKVSTYNFTAHHQTFTITRILKEHERVPVPDFVVDGGTDGDDADLPDGSPVPVESEAGDDSSDAAVSADAKPANDATRKRTRASTKAVKKARVV; encoded by the exons ATGAAGTTTGGCTCTCATCTACTTGCGACGGTGACGAGAAATGAGATGACGTTCGTGCTTCCTCTATGTATCTGCAACCGCCGAAGTTATGGCTTCGTGTTAAATTCCATTGATTCACTCCCACACGATGTCGTCTTCAATGCTTTGTTTTGTCCCGAAAGGCGGTGGTGGTTCCGTATAAGTATAT GTCTAAACTCGCCGCCGGGACGATGTATTCCATCTCCGGATTTGATGTCGCTCGATGTGCTCAGAATTTTATCATATATGCCCCATCGCAG GAAATTGATTTTATCTGCACCGGGAGAGGTTTTAGACTTGACGTGGACAAGGGGGTGGTGTTATGTTGCCTGCTCTAAATTCAGCAAGAAATTGCAGTCCACTGTCTCTGCTTTTGAGTGTGTGCGATGCAGTAATGGTAATGCCGCCGGAGTTCTCCG TTATCGTGTGGAGTTGGCAGTCGCAGATGATACTGCTGAAGGTGCTTTCGTATGTTTCGACGGTGTGATGGCTAGGCTGCATAAGCTCCGAGCGTCTGAAGCAAGTCAGATGTTG ACTGAAGGAGTAAACCCTGAAGACTCCAAAGTGCCTATGTTTATCATAGACATGGAAGGAAAGGTTAGTACCTACAACTTCACTGCGCACCATCAGACATTCACTATCACTCGCATCCTCAAGGAACATGAGCGTGTGCCAGTCCCTGACTTTGTCGTCGAT GGAGGAACCGATGGTGATGATGCAGATCTCCCAGATGGTAGTCCAGTTCCTGTTGAGTCCGAAGCTGGAGATGACAGTAGTGATGCAGCGGTGAGTGCTGATGCTAAACCAGCCAATGATGCGACTAGAAAGAGGACTCGCGCATCTACCAAGGCGGTCAAGAAAGCGCGTGTTGTTTGA
- the LOC106340236 gene encoding uncharacterized protein LOC106340236 isoform X3 — MLTGFQNSGLNSPPGRCIPSPDLMSLDVLRILSYMPHRRKLILSAPGEVLDLTWTRGWCYVACSKFSKKLQSTVSAFECVRCSNGNAAGVLRYRVELAVADDTAEGAFVCFDGVMARLHKLRASEASQMLTEGVNPEDSKVPMFIIDMEGKVSTYNFTAHHQTFTITRILKEHERVPVPDFVVDGGTDGDDADLPDGSPVPVESEAGDDSSDAAVSADAKPANDATRKRTRASTKAVKKARVV; from the exons ATGCTAACCGGCTTTCAAAATTCAGGTCTAAACTCGCCGCCGGGACGATGTATTCCATCTCCGGATTTGATGTCGCTCGATGTGCTCAGAATTTTATCATATATGCCCCATCGCAG GAAATTGATTTTATCTGCACCGGGAGAGGTTTTAGACTTGACGTGGACAAGGGGGTGGTGTTATGTTGCCTGCTCTAAATTCAGCAAGAAATTGCAGTCCACTGTCTCTGCTTTTGAGTGTGTGCGATGCAGTAATGGTAATGCCGCCGGAGTTCTCCG TTATCGTGTGGAGTTGGCAGTCGCAGATGATACTGCTGAAGGTGCTTTCGTATGTTTCGACGGTGTGATGGCTAGGCTGCATAAGCTCCGAGCGTCTGAAGCAAGTCAGATGTTG ACTGAAGGAGTAAACCCTGAAGACTCCAAAGTGCCTATGTTTATCATAGACATGGAAGGAAAGGTTAGTACCTACAACTTCACTGCGCACCATCAGACATTCACTATCACTCGCATCCTCAAGGAACATGAGCGTGTGCCAGTCCCTGACTTTGTCGTCGAT GGAGGAACCGATGGTGATGATGCAGATCTCCCAGATGGTAGTCCAGTTCCTGTTGAGTCCGAAGCTGGAGATGACAGTAGTGATGCAGCGGTGAGTGCTGATGCTAAACCAGCCAATGATGCGACTAGAAAGAGGACTCGCGCATCTACCAAGGCGGTCAAGAAAGCGCGTGTTGTTTGA
- the LOC106340236 gene encoding uncharacterized protein LOC106340236 isoform X2, with translation MKFGSHLLATVTRNEMTFVLPLCICNRRSYGFVLNSIDSLPHDVVFNALFCPERRWWFRISICLNSPPGRCIPSPDLMSLDVLRILSYMPHRRKLILSAPGEVLDLTWTRGWCYVACSKFSKKLQSTVSAFECVRCSNVADDTAEGAFVCFDGVMARLHKLRASEASQMLTEGVNPEDSKVPMFIIDMEGKVSTYNFTAHHQTFTITRILKEHERVPVPDFVVDGGTDGDDADLPDGSPVPVESEAGDDSSDAAVSADAKPANDATRKRTRASTKAVKKARVV, from the exons ATGAAGTTTGGCTCTCATCTACTTGCGACGGTGACGAGAAATGAGATGACGTTCGTGCTTCCTCTATGTATCTGCAACCGCCGAAGTTATGGCTTCGTGTTAAATTCCATTGATTCACTCCCACACGATGTCGTCTTCAATGCTTTGTTTTGTCCCGAAAGGCGGTGGTGGTTCCGTATAAGTATAT GTCTAAACTCGCCGCCGGGACGATGTATTCCATCTCCGGATTTGATGTCGCTCGATGTGCTCAGAATTTTATCATATATGCCCCATCGCAG GAAATTGATTTTATCTGCACCGGGAGAGGTTTTAGACTTGACGTGGACAAGGGGGTGGTGTTATGTTGCCTGCTCTAAATTCAGCAAGAAATTGCAGTCCACTGTCTCTGCTTTTGAGTGTGTGCGATGCAGTAATG TCGCAGATGATACTGCTGAAGGTGCTTTCGTATGTTTCGACGGTGTGATGGCTAGGCTGCATAAGCTCCGAGCGTCTGAAGCAAGTCAGATGTTG ACTGAAGGAGTAAACCCTGAAGACTCCAAAGTGCCTATGTTTATCATAGACATGGAAGGAAAGGTTAGTACCTACAACTTCACTGCGCACCATCAGACATTCACTATCACTCGCATCCTCAAGGAACATGAGCGTGTGCCAGTCCCTGACTTTGTCGTCGAT GGAGGAACCGATGGTGATGATGCAGATCTCCCAGATGGTAGTCCAGTTCCTGTTGAGTCCGAAGCTGGAGATGACAGTAGTGATGCAGCGGTGAGTGCTGATGCTAAACCAGCCAATGATGCGACTAGAAAGAGGACTCGCGCATCTACCAAGGCGGTCAAGAAAGCGCGTGTTGTTTGA
- the LOC106340236 gene encoding uncharacterized protein LOC106340236 isoform X4 gives MLPALNSARNCSPLSLLLSVCDAVMVMPPEFSVADDTAEGAFVCFDGVMARLHKLRASEASQMLTEGVNPEDSKVPMFIIDMEGKVSTYNFTAHHQTFTITRILKEHERVPVPDFVVDGGTDGDDADLPDGSPVPVESEAGDDSSDAAVSADAKPANDATRKRTRASTKAVKKARVV, from the exons ATGTTGCCTGCTCTAAATTCAGCAAGAAATTGCAGTCCACTGTCTCTGCTTTTGAGTGTGTGCGATGCAGTAATGGTAATGCCGCCGGAGTTCTCCG TCGCAGATGATACTGCTGAAGGTGCTTTCGTATGTTTCGACGGTGTGATGGCTAGGCTGCATAAGCTCCGAGCGTCTGAAGCAAGTCAGATGTTG ACTGAAGGAGTAAACCCTGAAGACTCCAAAGTGCCTATGTTTATCATAGACATGGAAGGAAAGGTTAGTACCTACAACTTCACTGCGCACCATCAGACATTCACTATCACTCGCATCCTCAAGGAACATGAGCGTGTGCCAGTCCCTGACTTTGTCGTCGAT GGAGGAACCGATGGTGATGATGCAGATCTCCCAGATGGTAGTCCAGTTCCTGTTGAGTCCGAAGCTGGAGATGACAGTAGTGATGCAGCGGTGAGTGCTGATGCTAAACCAGCCAATGATGCGACTAGAAAGAGGACTCGCGCATCTACCAAGGCGGTCAAGAAAGCGCGTGTTGTTTGA